The following coding sequences lie in one Porphyromonas asaccharolytica DSM 20707 genomic window:
- the gpmA gene encoding 2,3-diphosphoglycerate-dependent phosphoglycerate mutase gives MKRLVLVRHGQSAWNKSNQFTGWTDVDLTEQGVEEAHEAGRRLHKAGFRFGKAYTSYLKRAIKTLNIILDEMDLDWIPVEKSWRLNEKHYGMLQGLDKSETAAKYGEEQVHIWRRSYDVPPAPLDPTDERAPQYDPRYAAVNPNELPLTESLKETVERILPYWESNIRPDLEKYGEIIVTAHGNSLRGIVKHLKGISDEEIPALNLPTGIPYVFEFDDKMQLQRDYFLGDPEQIAKLQAAVANQGKSK, from the coding sequence ATGAAAAGACTTGTATTAGTACGCCACGGACAGAGTGCGTGGAATAAGAGTAACCAATTCACCGGCTGGACAGACGTTGACCTCACTGAGCAAGGTGTCGAGGAGGCACACGAGGCTGGCCGACGGCTACACAAGGCGGGCTTTCGCTTTGGCAAGGCTTACACTTCATATCTCAAGCGCGCCATTAAGACGCTGAATATTATCCTCGATGAGATGGACCTCGACTGGATCCCCGTGGAGAAATCCTGGCGTCTCAACGAGAAGCACTACGGCATGCTACAAGGACTGGACAAGTCTGAGACAGCTGCTAAGTATGGCGAGGAGCAAGTGCACATCTGGCGACGTAGCTACGACGTGCCGCCCGCACCGCTAGACCCGACCGATGAGCGTGCCCCTCAGTACGACCCACGCTATGCTGCGGTCAATCCTAACGAGCTCCCACTCACGGAGTCGCTCAAGGAGACAGTCGAGCGCATCCTTCCTTATTGGGAGAGCAACATTCGTCCAGATCTGGAGAAGTATGGCGAGATCATCGTCACGGCTCACGGCAATAGCTTGAGAGGTATCGTCAAGCACCTCAAGGGCATCTCAGACGAAGAAATCCCTGCGCTCAATCTGCCGACGGGCATCCCGTACGTCTTCGAGTTTGACGACAAGATGCAGCTGCAGCGTGACTACTTCCTCGGTGATCCCGAGCAGATAGCTAAGCTTCAGGCAGCTGTTGCTAATCAGGGCAAGAGCAAGTAA
- a CDS encoding ketopantoate reductase family protein — protein MRPPHIVILGLGGVGGYFGGLWTRYAMEHPDQLRVSYLMRPGAHYDRVHSEGLRISSPRLAETVVRPSCVTCDPQELAPIDYLVVVTKSYDLADSIRPLQPYLTKESAVLPLLNGLDIHEQLRTMLPAEVERWAGVAYITARRTEPGVVESHSDNERLYIGSLARPIGGERTASEERLLQISQAAGIDLVIPDDPMEEVRKKYLMLSNSAAATGYYDCNVEGLLGAHRAFVIGLTEELCQLYRAKGWGISDADPVASALRRIERMPPATTTSMNSDLRNHHQSEVESLVGYVVRESRRLGLSAPHYEEAYAGILQRIAQH, from the coding sequence ATGAGACCTCCTCATATTGTTATCCTAGGCTTAGGAGGCGTCGGCGGATACTTCGGCGGACTGTGGACACGCTACGCTATGGAGCATCCCGACCAGCTGCGCGTCTCCTACCTCATGCGTCCAGGAGCGCACTATGATCGTGTACACAGTGAGGGGCTGCGCATCTCTTCGCCGCGTTTGGCAGAGACCGTCGTGCGTCCTAGCTGCGTCACTTGCGATCCGCAAGAGCTAGCCCCGATAGACTATCTAGTTGTCGTGACCAAGAGCTATGATCTAGCCGACAGTATACGTCCGCTTCAGCCTTATCTGACCAAAGAGAGTGCCGTCTTGCCGCTGCTCAATGGACTAGACATCCACGAGCAGCTCCGCACGATGCTCCCCGCAGAGGTCGAGCGCTGGGCGGGTGTCGCTTATATCACCGCACGGCGCACAGAGCCAGGTGTAGTGGAGAGCCACTCCGACAACGAGCGACTCTATATAGGTTCCCTCGCACGCCCCATCGGCGGTGAGCGAACGGCTAGCGAAGAGCGACTCCTCCAGATCTCTCAAGCTGCGGGCATCGACCTCGTCATCCCCGACGATCCTATGGAGGAAGTGCGCAAAAAGTACCTTATGCTCTCCAACTCAGCAGCTGCGACAGGCTACTACGATTGCAACGTCGAGGGCTTGCTCGGTGCGCATCGTGCCTTTGTCATCGGACTCACCGAAGAGCTCTGCCAGCTCTATCGTGCTAAGGGGTGGGGTATCAGCGATGCCGATCCAGTTGCCTCAGCACTCCGTCGTATAGAGCGTATGCCACCCGCCACGACCACCTCGATGAATAGTGACCTACGTAACCATCATCAGAGCGAAGTCGAGAGCCTTGTCGGCTACGTAGTCCGTGAGAGTCGTCGCTTAGGCCTCTCAGCACCACACTACGAAGAGGCTTACGCTGGCATCTTGCAGCGCATCGCGCAGCATTAA
- a CDS encoding bifunctional UDP-N-acetylmuramoyl-tripeptide:D-alanyl-D-alanine ligase/alanine racemase: MSTLQNILEYLRPIQTHLVDERPIRHILTDSRKLTSPSDSLFFAMRTASGDGHKYIPQLYEHGVRAFFICEPIEPYVERYPDANIVQVQETLRALQQIASHWRMRYNYPVIGITGSNGKTVVKEYLYHLLSGCYRIVRSPKSYNSQLGVPLSILNMEEEYTLAIFEAGISMPMEMLRLQRIIRPTLGILTNIGAAHQENFVSLNQKIEEKLQLFVDADHFVYDADSDEIQRGIDNLGLSDKAIGWSLTPGKAYYHVSYSHSGDCTTTITAQHADESSTVTIPFADQASIQNATHCLCLIGLLPLTTAQRQAVLARFATLEAIEMRLEVKEGQAGNRLINDAYNNDINSLRIALDFQKQRTATSHQQAVIILSDILQSAQLPRDLYKQVGEMIAQYPHTLFIGVGRELCNYQDYFQRSGEGKTAFYETTDQLLADDLLGTISQAEILVKGARQFQFERIVQHLAKQVHETTLEIDLEALVSNLKSYKALLPSETRIIVMAKAQGYGIGAYELAKALEQQDLAALAVALADEGKELRSKGILLPIIVMNPEVEAFEVMTQSRLEPEIYNERILREFARHVERQGLSHYPVHIELDTGMHRTGFTPDRETLEHLAQTLHEVEPLIRVQSIFTHLAAADEPTMSDFTEQQFALYDEGADYLTSQLSYRPLRHVQNTAGIERYNHHHYDMARLGVGLYGISATGSLTLEPVAKLRTTLLQIKTIPDGETIGYGRRGQVAPGGQIGIIPIGYADGYDRRFSCGVGSVMIHDTLCPIVGNVCMDTCMVDLSPLQGKVAEGDEVIIFGVPGLQVSDLAERIGTIPYEVISKLSPRIKRTYYKS; encoded by the coding sequence ATGTCTACACTGCAAAACATCCTTGAGTACCTTCGTCCTATCCAGACGCATCTAGTCGATGAGCGTCCGATACGACATATCCTAACCGATAGTCGTAAGCTCACCTCTCCGAGTGACAGCCTCTTCTTCGCTATGCGTACCGCTTCGGGCGATGGACATAAATACATTCCTCAGCTCTATGAACATGGGGTGCGTGCCTTCTTCATCTGCGAGCCGATCGAGCCCTATGTGGAGCGCTATCCAGATGCTAATATCGTACAGGTGCAGGAGACGCTCCGTGCACTCCAGCAGATCGCTAGTCACTGGCGTATGCGCTACAACTACCCAGTCATCGGCATCACGGGAAGCAATGGCAAGACGGTTGTCAAGGAATATCTCTACCACCTTCTCTCAGGTTGCTATCGCATCGTACGCTCGCCAAAGAGCTACAACTCGCAGCTAGGCGTCCCGCTTTCTATACTTAATATGGAGGAGGAGTATACGCTCGCTATCTTTGAGGCGGGGATCTCGATGCCTATGGAGATGCTACGCCTCCAGCGTATCATACGGCCGACACTCGGTATATTGACCAACATTGGGGCTGCGCATCAAGAGAACTTCGTCTCACTCAATCAGAAAATCGAGGAGAAGCTCCAGCTCTTTGTCGATGCTGACCACTTTGTCTATGATGCCGACAGTGATGAGATACAGCGAGGAATTGACAACCTAGGACTCTCGGACAAAGCTATCGGCTGGAGCCTTACCCCAGGCAAAGCTTACTATCACGTCTCCTACAGCCACTCAGGGGACTGCACTACAACCATTACAGCTCAGCATGCGGACGAGAGTAGCACGGTGACCATTCCCTTTGCGGATCAAGCCTCCATACAAAACGCTACGCACTGTCTCTGTCTCATTGGTCTTCTGCCACTTACTACGGCTCAGCGCCAGGCGGTGCTAGCGCGCTTTGCAACGCTGGAGGCGATCGAGATGAGACTAGAGGTCAAAGAGGGGCAGGCAGGTAATCGCCTGATCAACGATGCTTACAATAACGACATCAATTCGCTACGTATCGCGCTAGACTTTCAGAAGCAGCGCACTGCCACTTCGCATCAGCAGGCGGTGATCATCCTCTCCGATATCTTACAGAGTGCTCAGCTACCACGAGACCTTTACAAGCAGGTAGGGGAGATGATCGCACAGTATCCCCACACGCTCTTCATCGGTGTAGGACGGGAGCTGTGCAACTATCAGGACTACTTCCAGAGGAGTGGGGAAGGGAAAACCGCCTTCTATGAGACGACCGACCAACTCCTTGCCGATGACCTGCTCGGCACCATCAGCCAGGCGGAGATCCTGGTCAAGGGGGCTAGACAGTTCCAGTTCGAGCGTATCGTACAGCACCTAGCTAAGCAGGTGCACGAGACCACGCTAGAGATAGATCTCGAGGCTTTGGTGAGCAATCTGAAGAGTTACAAGGCGCTGCTACCATCTGAGACACGGATCATCGTTATGGCTAAGGCGCAGGGCTACGGTATAGGAGCTTATGAGCTGGCTAAGGCACTGGAGCAGCAAGATCTAGCAGCTCTAGCGGTGGCACTAGCTGACGAAGGCAAGGAGCTACGCAGCAAAGGGATCCTCCTACCGATTATCGTGATGAACCCCGAGGTCGAGGCCTTTGAGGTGATGACACAGAGTCGCCTAGAGCCTGAGATCTACAACGAGCGCATACTTCGTGAGTTTGCTCGCCATGTGGAGCGTCAGGGATTGAGCCACTATCCTGTTCATATCGAGCTAGACACAGGCATGCACCGTACTGGTTTCACGCCAGATAGAGAGACCCTAGAGCATCTGGCTCAGACGCTACACGAGGTGGAGCCACTGATACGGGTGCAGAGCATCTTTACACACCTAGCAGCTGCCGATGAGCCGACGATGAGCGACTTCACGGAGCAGCAGTTTGCCCTCTATGATGAGGGTGCCGACTACCTTACGAGTCAGCTCTCTTATCGTCCTCTGCGTCACGTCCAAAACACAGCGGGCATCGAGCGATACAACCATCATCACTACGATATGGCGCGTCTAGGAGTAGGGCTATATGGTATTAGTGCTACGGGTAGTCTCACCCTCGAGCCTGTCGCTAAGCTACGCACCACGCTCCTACAGATCAAGACGATCCCTGACGGGGAGACTATCGGCTACGGACGACGTGGGCAGGTTGCCCCTGGCGGGCAAATCGGCATCATACCTATTGGTTATGCTGATGGCTATGACAGACGCTTTAGCTGTGGCGTAGGGAGCGTTATGATTCACGACACGCTCTGTCCGATCGTGGGCAACGTCTGTATGGATACCTGCATGGTCGACCTCTCGCCACTGCAGGGTAAGGTAGCAGAGGGTGACGAAGTGATCATCTTCGGCGTGCCAGGCTTACAGGTGAGTGACCTTGCAGAGCGTATAGGCACTATACCATACGAAGTCATCTCTAAGCTCTCACCGCGTATCAAGCGCACTTACTACAAGAGTTAA
- the hutI gene encoding imidazolonepropionase, producing the protein MSNLYLYNIGQIVTRPGSTAQHGAEAMRQIGVIEGPAAIIVRQGKIAFVGTMLEAEQVDHTDCVAYDAQGGCVLPGFVDSHTHLIFGGYREDEFQWRLAGDSYMSIMERGGGIANTMKATRSATAEELTQRASAHLDAMLSMGVTTVEAKSGYGMELDTEIKQLEVIRTLQEQHPIDLYPTFMGAHDTPPEYKGCSTDFIHYLCDTVMPVVVERGLAECCDIFTEKGVFDHEQTRILLTRAKELGLKVKMHADEIVSFGGAELAAELGCLSADHLLQISDKGIQALAQSDTVATCLPCTAFSLGEKYAPARRMIDAGCAVAVASDLNPGSCFSSSIPLMFALATIYMGMTVEEAVTALTLNGAAAIGRADQIGSIEVGKAGDLALLRFPSYKFLSYHFGVNLVRATIKAGTVYENKLVTPTPSV; encoded by the coding sequence ATGTCCAATCTCTATCTATACAACATCGGTCAGATCGTGACCCGTCCAGGCTCTACCGCACAGCACGGTGCTGAAGCGATGCGCCAGATCGGAGTCATCGAGGGACCAGCCGCCATCATCGTACGACAAGGCAAGATAGCCTTCGTCGGAACCATGCTAGAAGCTGAGCAAGTAGACCATACCGACTGCGTCGCTTATGACGCTCAGGGCGGGTGCGTCCTGCCAGGCTTCGTCGATAGTCACACCCACCTCATCTTCGGGGGCTACCGTGAGGACGAGTTCCAGTGGCGACTAGCTGGCGACAGCTATATGAGCATCATGGAGCGTGGTGGGGGTATAGCTAACACGATGAAGGCTACCCGCAGCGCAACGGCTGAGGAACTCACCCAGCGTGCCTCTGCACATCTAGACGCCATGCTATCTATGGGTGTCACGACCGTTGAGGCTAAGAGTGGCTATGGTATGGAGCTTGACACAGAGATCAAGCAGCTAGAGGTCATTCGGACGCTACAGGAGCAGCACCCGATAGACCTTTATCCCACTTTCATGGGAGCTCACGACACCCCGCCCGAGTACAAGGGTTGCTCCACAGACTTCATTCACTACCTCTGTGACACGGTCATGCCAGTAGTCGTAGAGCGAGGCTTGGCAGAGTGCTGCGACATCTTTACAGAGAAAGGAGTCTTCGACCATGAGCAGACACGCATCCTCTTGACTCGTGCTAAGGAGCTGGGACTCAAGGTCAAGATGCATGCCGATGAGATCGTCTCTTTCGGCGGTGCTGAGCTAGCAGCCGAGCTAGGATGTCTCTCTGCGGATCACCTACTACAGATCTCTGATAAAGGTATCCAAGCATTGGCTCAGAGCGACACGGTGGCTACCTGCCTCCCCTGTACCGCCTTCAGCCTAGGCGAAAAGTATGCGCCAGCACGTCGTATGATCGATGCAGGCTGCGCTGTAGCCGTGGCTTCTGACCTCAATCCAGGAAGCTGCTTCAGTTCCTCCATCCCATTGATGTTTGCTCTAGCAACTATCTATATGGGTATGACCGTCGAGGAGGCCGTCACCGCACTCACGCTCAATGGCGCTGCTGCCATCGGTCGTGCGGATCAGATAGGTAGCATCGAGGTAGGCAAGGCGGGTGACTTAGCACTCCTACGCTTCCCCTCGTACAAGTTCCTCTCCTACCACTTTGGTGTCAACCTCGTACGAGCCACCATTAAGGCGGGTACCGTTTACGAAAACAAACTTGTGACCCCCACACCCAGCGTCTAG
- the ftcD gene encoding glutamate formimidoyltransferase, which produces MAIQTKIVECVPNFSEGRDKAKIEQIVQPFRATEGVKLLDYSNDEDHNRCVVTVMGEPEAVRKSVLEAVEIAVKVIDMTKHEGQHPRMGAVDVIPFIPIRNMEMEEAIELSKEVGKEIGERIGVPVFLYEKSASAPHRENLAKIRKGQFEGMAEKIHEDEWHPDFGPADIHPTAGVVAVGARMPLVAYNVNLNTSDLSIADAIAKKVRHIGGGLRFCKAMGVELTDRHIVQVSMNLTDYTKTAVYRAHEMVRMEARRYGVEIVGAEVIGLVPMKALIDCAEYYLGIENFCETQILELRMME; this is translated from the coding sequence ATGGCTATCCAGACAAAGATCGTAGAGTGTGTCCCCAACTTTAGCGAGGGACGTGACAAAGCAAAGATTGAGCAGATTGTACAACCCTTTAGAGCAACTGAGGGGGTTAAGCTCCTAGACTACAGTAATGACGAGGATCACAACCGTTGCGTGGTGACCGTCATGGGCGAGCCTGAGGCTGTCCGCAAGTCTGTCCTCGAGGCTGTCGAGATCGCTGTTAAGGTGATCGATATGACCAAGCACGAGGGTCAGCACCCACGTATGGGCGCTGTCGACGTTATCCCCTTTATCCCCATTCGCAATATGGAGATGGAGGAGGCTATCGAGCTCTCTAAGGAGGTCGGTAAGGAGATCGGCGAGCGCATCGGTGTACCCGTCTTCCTCTATGAGAAGAGCGCCTCAGCTCCTCATCGTGAGAACCTCGCTAAGATCCGCAAGGGACAGTTCGAGGGTATGGCTGAGAAGATCCACGAGGATGAGTGGCACCCAGACTTTGGTCCAGCTGACATTCACCCCACAGCAGGTGTCGTAGCTGTCGGTGCTCGTATGCCACTTGTTGCTTACAATGTCAACCTCAACACCTCTGACCTCTCTATCGCTGATGCGATTGCTAAGAAGGTACGTCACATCGGTGGCGGTCTACGCTTCTGCAAGGCTATGGGTGTAGAGCTAACCGATAGACACATCGTACAGGTCTCTATGAACCTCACTGACTACACCAAGACAGCCGTCTATCGTGCTCACGAGATGGTACGTATGGAGGCTCGTCGCTATGGTGTCGAGATCGTTGGCGCTGAGGTCATCGGCCTCGTACCTATGAAGGCACTCATCGACTGCGCTGAGTACTACCTCGGCATTGAGAACTTCTGCGAGACCCAGATCCTGGAGCTCCGCATGATGGAGTAG
- a CDS encoding four helix bundle protein gives MAGKDYRDLIVWQKAMQLTIDVYNLIRQLPLEEKYALSDQMRRSAISIPSNIAEGNARESKRDTNHFLHIAQGSRAELETQLELCLRIGYLSETQLKETLSLSDEVGRMLAGLIKSLKSNL, from the coding sequence GTGGCAGGCAAGGATTATAGAGACTTGATCGTTTGGCAGAAAGCCATGCAACTGACCATAGATGTCTATAATCTTATACGCCAACTACCGCTGGAAGAGAAGTATGCGCTCTCAGACCAAATGAGACGGTCGGCTATCTCCATCCCCTCTAATATTGCAGAGGGGAATGCAAGAGAAAGTAAGAGGGATACGAATCACTTCCTACACATAGCGCAAGGTTCTCGAGCAGAGCTAGAGACACAGCTAGAGCTTTGTCTACGCATAGGCTACCTCTCAGAGACTCAGCTAAAAGAGACTCTGAGCCTCTCTGACGAAGTAGGGCGTATGCTTGCAGGTCTCATTAAATCTCTAAAGTCTAACCTTTAA
- the lpdA gene encoding dihydrolipoyl dehydrogenase: protein MTYDLIIIGGGPAGYTAAERAARGGLQTLLIEERALGGVCLNEGCIPTKTLLYSAKVWQTVQTAAKYGVACTPEQIDPAKVISRKNKVVRKLVAGIRARMKDAGVTVVTEHATVTAHNSDDTYTVTAAGETYTAKHLLLCTGSETVIPPIPGVEEGHYITHREALDSKELPASIVIIGGGVIGMEFAAYYNEMGVTVSVVEMLPEIINGMDSELAALLREEYTKRGIKFYLQHKVTHLYADGVEVEYEGETFKVEGEQVMLSVGRRPVTSSFEALLSQGLELERRGVKTDEYLRTSLPNLYAAGDVNGHSLLAHTAVREAEVAVDHILGRKIINPMSYRAIPGVVYTHPEIAGVGFTEDALKSGDKVYTKLMLPMSYSGRFVAENEMASGYCKVLVNPEGKILGVHMLGNPCSELIVTAGLAIERGMTAHELSEIIFPHPSVAEILKETLETFPRTH from the coding sequence ATGACATACGATCTTATCATCATCGGCGGAGGACCTGCGGGCTACACAGCTGCTGAGCGTGCTGCTCGTGGAGGACTGCAGACGCTGCTCATCGAGGAGCGTGCGCTCGGAGGCGTCTGCCTCAACGAAGGGTGCATCCCTACGAAGACGCTCCTGTACTCGGCTAAAGTTTGGCAGACGGTGCAGACCGCCGCTAAGTATGGCGTCGCTTGTACTCCAGAGCAGATAGACCCCGCCAAGGTTATCTCTAGAAAGAATAAAGTCGTGCGCAAGCTCGTTGCTGGCATTCGCGCACGTATGAAGGATGCTGGCGTGACCGTGGTCACAGAGCATGCGACCGTCACAGCGCACAATAGTGACGACACCTATACAGTCACAGCAGCTGGTGAGACCTATACGGCTAAGCATCTACTCCTCTGCACGGGCTCAGAGACAGTTATCCCGCCTATCCCAGGTGTCGAGGAGGGGCACTACATTACCCACCGAGAGGCATTAGACAGCAAGGAGCTTCCCGCCTCGATCGTCATCATCGGTGGAGGCGTCATCGGTATGGAGTTTGCAGCTTACTACAACGAGATGGGCGTTACCGTCTCTGTGGTCGAGATGCTCCCCGAGATCATCAACGGGATGGACAGCGAGCTGGCTGCACTCCTGCGTGAGGAGTACACGAAGCGTGGTATCAAGTTCTACCTCCAGCACAAGGTGACGCACCTTTATGCCGATGGCGTAGAGGTCGAGTACGAGGGCGAGACCTTTAAGGTAGAGGGCGAGCAAGTGATGCTCTCCGTGGGGCGTCGTCCTGTGACCAGCTCCTTCGAGGCACTGCTCAGCCAAGGACTCGAGCTAGAGCGTCGAGGCGTTAAGACCGACGAATACCTCCGTACCTCGCTCCCCAATCTCTATGCTGCGGGCGATGTCAATGGACACTCGCTCCTAGCCCATACGGCTGTGCGTGAGGCAGAGGTAGCGGTCGACCATATCCTCGGCCGTAAGATCATCAATCCGATGAGCTACCGTGCCATCCCAGGGGTCGTCTACACGCATCCCGAGATAGCTGGCGTAGGCTTTACGGAGGACGCCCTAAAGAGTGGAGACAAAGTCTATACCAAACTGATGCTCCCGATGAGCTACTCAGGACGCTTTGTTGCCGAAAACGAGATGGCTTCAGGATACTGCAAGGTACTCGTAAACCCCGAAGGCAAGATCCTCGGAGTGCACATGCTAGGCAATCCTTGTAGCGAACTGATCGTCACCGCCGGGCTAGCCATCGAGCGTGGCATGACGGCGCACGAGTTGAGTGAAATCATCTTCCCGCACCCCTCTGTGGCTGAGATCCTCAAGGAGACGCTGGAGACCTTTCCCCGTACGCATTAA
- a CDS encoding GSCFA domain-containing protein, with protein sequence MLTSRSIQWFTPIQIAPLPTAMAGRYGDRILTLGSCFSEHIGERMRHLGYDVLVNPYGTLYNPISICDTLEDLLLDEQHRPDYTPYIIERDGLYYSLRHHSTIYGESLEEVHEATDLLWHTAHSRLTEADWLWITLGTTQAYYLAEDGRAVANCQQLPARLFDRRDLTLDLLQERMLATLSQLLAKHPLQVVLTVSPVRYLQDGLAESNLSKSKLRILCDTLCRELPACHYFPAYEILHDELRDYRFYASDLTHPSDEAVAYIADHFVAYWASQEAREGEMRQAAQRLRKLSQHRPKTPHGAERLQTQIAERIAHYQEQYGEKLCIPSIIESL encoded by the coding sequence ATGCTCACCTCCCGATCCATACAGTGGTTCACACCGATTCAGATAGCCCCTCTACCGACAGCTATGGCGGGGCGCTATGGGGATCGTATCTTGACGCTTGGCTCCTGCTTTAGTGAGCATATAGGCGAGCGTATGAGACATCTAGGGTATGACGTACTAGTCAATCCTTATGGTACGCTCTACAATCCGATCAGCATCTGTGATACGCTAGAGGATCTGCTCCTCGATGAGCAGCACCGACCCGACTACACTCCTTATATTATAGAGCGCGACGGACTCTACTATAGTCTGCGCCACCATAGTACGATCTATGGTGAGAGTCTCGAGGAGGTGCATGAGGCGACCGATCTGCTATGGCATACAGCTCACAGCCGACTAACGGAGGCGGACTGGCTCTGGATCACCCTAGGCACGACACAGGCTTATTACTTGGCAGAGGATGGCCGTGCCGTGGCAAATTGCCAGCAACTCCCCGCACGTCTCTTCGACAGACGGGACCTGACCCTCGACCTCTTGCAAGAGCGTATGCTTGCGACACTCTCTCAGCTCCTTGCAAAGCATCCACTGCAGGTAGTACTCACGGTTAGTCCCGTACGCTACCTACAGGACGGCTTGGCGGAGAGCAATTTATCAAAGAGCAAGCTTCGTATCCTCTGCGACACGCTCTGTCGTGAGCTACCAGCCTGCCACTACTTCCCCGCTTATGAGATCCTACATGACGAACTGCGGGACTACCGCTTTTACGCTAGTGACTTGACTCATCCCTCTGATGAAGCTGTCGCCTACATCGCAGATCACTTCGTCGCATACTGGGCAAGCCAAGAGGCACGTGAGGGGGAGATGCGTCAGGCGGCTCAGCGTCTGCGCAAGCTCTCACAGCATCGCCCTAAGACGCCACACGGAGCAGAGCGACTACAGACTCAGATAGCTGAGCGCATAGCACACTATCAGGAGCAATACGGAGAGAAGCTCTGCATACCCTCCATCATCGAATCGTTATGA